The genomic region tgtctgtctgtctgtctgtctgtctgtctgtctgtctgtctgtctgtctgtctgtctgtctgtccccttgtctgtctgtctgtctgtctgtctgtctgtctgtctgtccccttgtctgtctgtctgtctgtctgtctgtctgtctgtccctgtctctctcctctctgacagTCGTTCTCCATACGGGTGTAGGGCGTGCCCGTGAAGCTGTCTCTTATGATAATGTCCTGTGTAAAGTATGTAATCTTTACACTTAGCAGTTCTATTTGCATATGAAGCAAACAAGTCACATTTTACTGCTGTGGATATTCTAAGTAAAGCATTGAATAGTAAATGCGTAAATCATTGTAAGATTGTGGCTGCACCCTAAGACCAGTATCCTACTGGAACTTATCCGGGGCAAATCAAGCCAAAATAAATATGCTAAAGAGCCAAAAGCCAAAAGCACAGAGGGCTATCTTTAAAACCGTTTAGGTCGAGAAAATTGATATTGCTCAGCATATTGGATAATTTTGCTGTAATATATTTAAACTCCGATAAGAGTTGGAGGAAAAGGGCCGACATTCTGTGCCTCGATAGGATTTTCTGTTGTATATTAACACGCTCCAGCAAGAAAATTTATGTCGGTGACAAAAAAGTCCCGTTAAGTCGTGGCCCTGTGTTCTCTGGGAGGGACACCAGTTACCTCCcatcctcccaccctccccacaGACCCCCAGTATCTGAAGTCGGGATTTTCTTGATGTTATAAATCAGGACCCAATGCGTGTATCCAAAAAACTGCCAAAGATACTCCAGAACATGAAAGTATCATTATACACAATAAAgattttttcgatttttttctcGGCGGTAGGCTTATGTATTAAACGTTTTCAGTATTTTTCTTTTCCAGTGCGTGTGCTGACCAGGCGTTCAGCCCTGTGATCCCGCtgtggccaatcagatcgcagCCCCGGAGGCTTCTGGCCTCATCGCAGTTGTAAAAGTATATGAAGGAACTCGATCGCTCTGTGCTCTGAACCGTCGTAAAAATGTATGCCAAGCAGTCCCCGATATCAGATCATGTTTACACTTTTTGAAGCTGTGTTTTATGATTTTTCCTTTTGAGGGGTTTGATGGAGGAGAAAAATATGTTCTCTATGAAATTCAGATTTTAGAGGCAAAGTGCATAGGATTTAGTCAATATGCCCTGTTTTAAATTACATCCATGTTATCATTTTTGCGATAGTGTTAGTCTTTACTGAACATCACACTATTGCTGTTATCCCGTATTTACATATATATCCTACTTTTTGAGATTTTTCGAAGATGCTCTTGTTCAAAGAGACCTTCACGCCAGACTGATCATTCGATGTTGGATGTATGTTTCCAGAAACATCAGAATCCAAAAAATAGTAAagtattgttattttatttattacaaaGTACTAAAAACATAGGAACAAAATAATTAAGGATGAAACCACAATGCATTAGATTGAGGAGGTTTCTGAAGGTACAATTCCACTCCTGTACTTTGTCGCCCTCTACTGACGGAAATGTCTCAGTGGCATTTAGCGCGTTTTTATTGAGTTGGGTACCACTTCAGACTACGTACTATTAAAGGACCCATCCTTTTTTAAGAGCTGATGTCGAACTAAAAAGTGAAAACTGTGTACTGAGAAAGGTAAAATAAGTTTACTAGTTTCAGTTTCAAAGTCTGACAGTGGTTCTGTCTTGAACCACAAAGTATTGTTAACTAAAATATGAGGGTcacttgttaaaaaaaagaatctatCTTGTGCAATTCAATTTACTCATACACCATATCCTGATGATGAGCCAAGCGCAGCCCCTCATTGGTGGGGCAGGGAACCAATGAAAAGTCTGCTCCTTGCGGGTTCCAGCACTGGGTCACATTGTAGGTAAATGGAAGGAGTGTGTTTGAAGCTGGGTAATGGTGGCAGACGGGCCAGGGGTATCTCTCTGCCAGGCGACAGGATGGATTCCTCATGTTCACGGTGAGTGAGGAGGGAAACACTTCGTTGGGGTTCATCTGGGGGGATGGAGATGGCATCGTAACAGGTGGGAGGTGTTCGTAATCCCCCATACCTGAAAGGAGATCAAATGAGatcaattaaaataataataaatttgaTAGATGATTTTATCATATATAATGaaattaaattcaatattaTTGTTCATGAATAGAGGCAAAGTGAGTACACACATCGGGCAGTTTCAAATTAGATACAACTATTTACAAATTGCGTGTGATTGTGAATATTTACATTTCTAAAGAAGGGGGAATTTGTAATAACATTTCTCACATTTCTTCCTCAGCAGATGATAGTTGGTGAGAGTCTTCCAAGCAAGTGATTCTCTGGTCTCCTGAGTGTCCAACGCGTGAGAGGTTTTCATCTCCCTCAGCGTGGTCTAGATGAGAAAGTAATTCAGATTTAAGCAATGATAATTTCCACCATCTGTAGTCAACATGTATCACAGTTAAATGAATCAGTATGCAGTCCTTTAGGAATATGAATCACTGAAGTGTTGCTGACACAACCACAGCGTACCTGTtgaggggtggtgttgtgtaccCCAGTGGAATTCCTCTGAGACAAATCCACTTTGTGATGCAAAGATGCAGCTGCTGGCGGTGGAGAGAATCAAAGTCATGTCATTGAGGTAATGTGATCCCGTCATTATAGTAAATCCCAGAGCGGTTGTTCATTTGGTGTAATTGCAGTTGAATGAtgactaataacatgtatcatacAAATATATTCTGTTGTATTGCTGTcactcgttctcgttctctatCACAGACGGAGACACACACTTACGCTGTGACTTTTCTTGATGTTTTGTTTCTCTTCTCCATTTGGCGCGTCGGTTTGAGAACCAAACCTTGGGGGAAATTGATGATGAGAGACTCAGAAGACAGACTCAATAGAAGACAAAGCGGCCTGCAGGCTGATGATTTTGACACTTTACCTTTATCTTATCCTCGGGAAGGTGTATTTTCGCTGATAGTTTCTCCCTTGTGTACATATCTGCATATTGACTCTGAGAGAACGCTGCAGTTGACGGAAaagtaatatttaaaaaaagcatTTATTAGAATGGAATGGATTGAAATGGAATGGAACTGAACGGAACAGAATAGAATAATTAAGCATAGAATACAATAGAATAGACCTTGCTCCAGTGCGTTGCTCTGCCTCGGGGTGTAAATAGTGCGGTTCTGGATCAGAGAGTCTTTGCGTTTCCAGTCATCACTGCATGCCTCTTGCTCACACGCTTCGTCTAGGGTCGAGTCTAGGGTCcatgaatgaaaataaatcttTCAACTAATCTTAAATCTATAAAATGACGAAACTACGGTGAAATGCAGACTGAGACCAAATGGGCAGGGATAATATTTGTTGATTGAGGGCATCTTCTCCTGCGCCTCGTGCCTCCACTGACCTGGATGGGTTCCGTTGGTTTCCAAGAACATCGGCCCCCGATCTAAGTGAAGTTTTCTTAGAAAGCGATTAATGGAGGACACCTGAGAGTGAGAATATATTCagatatatttaattatattatattaaaataaacacttaatttaaaatatttgcatacaatatatagcctatacttaCACTTGGAACCTGGGACGGTTTACAGACGCTTTGAGTTGCGAGCTTTCTACGGATTTCCCAGCCAAAGATGGTTGGGTTTTTCCTCTTGCACTGGATGATTCCATCAACGACCTCCGAGGTGAGGAGCCGGGGTCGGCTGCCACCCATGGCCTTCGGATCGAGTAGTCCCGTTTTATGAAAGCGACTCAGGATCTTACTGACGCACCCGTTCGACACCTGTTGAAGAGTTTAGAGTGGAACAATGCTCAGCAAAGGCCATTTTAATAAGAGTATCTTAGTTATTGCACTCAGGGGATCCATCCACTGGAATATCTGATACACGCATGGTTGGATGATGGCTTTCGCACCCGGATCATTTTGGAGATCTCGCTTGGACGCACTCCCTGGGTCGCCAGGTCGATGATTCTCCTCCGCATGGGATGCGCCAGGGGCCGGCCGTTGAGAAACGTTCCTCCGAGCTGATTCACCGATCCACCACCTTATCGGCCGAGGAAAACAACCATGTTTACGCATGGGATACATCTGCTGATTATAACATAACCGTTGAAAACATATAGTCAGGGGTTGAATTGATCGTACAATGATATTGTTGTTCTTATCCTTTGTCTGTGGCATAATAAGCAAAAAGAGTAATCAACCTGTCATGGCTGAATCCATATTGCCGCAAATATCCACGTTTTTCAAGATTGAGCAGATATTCTTgattaagaaaaaataaagaaatgaaaaaaaactcaGTCAATTATAGTTTAAGTTATGGCAACAGTTGAGGTTTGGACAGCCAGTAAGAAATAATGCCGATGCGTAAATTAACCCCTCGCCAGTCTACTTTTACGcaagagtggtgtgtgtgtgtgtatgtccaaaCGCTTGCGGTTGAAAGCATCGTCGGGGAGGACAGCTCTGACTTTATAGGCCCGCCGACCTGGAGATGACGCGGGGGCCTGACCTGCCCAAATGTAAATATTGCATAGAATACATCTAGTAACTCTGGGTCTTTGGACATCCAAAGAAAGACATTTGTTCAATAATATTCACATACAAAATTGTGTTGTTGAATCATATTAGGCCGGCGTGCCACCGAGGAGCAAGTAAGGAAATAATTCCACATATTGAACCCCAGTCGCAGATCTAGCCAGAGACGAACCACCAGCACTAATGAACCTCTGATTAGGACCatgtttttgtctttatttgGCTCACAAAAATCTTAAAACGGTTTTCCTTCAACACATGCCATGCCCAACACGTCTCTCCAGCTTCAGAGACATTCGGCCCCGTGACGTGAGCATCCTTCCCCGATGCAAGTGGCTCAGATTAAAACGATGGAGTCCACTTtcataaaacaaacatttggGAAATCTGTTCAGATGGGCGACTGCCATATGGTAGGGCCTATAGTGCTTTTGATCAATCATAAATCCATCACGTAGTCTCtctttattacattttctttcGAGCGTGAACAAATAGACTGGGACTACTCGAAAGGCAAGGGGGCCAATTGTAGGAGCTCGTTGATGCAGAATGGGGAGGCAGAAAAAGCTCACAGATGTTCCCCTGCTCAGCCTGTAGATAAAAGGCGTTGTAAACGTTTCAAAGGGAATATTTGACGAGTAAATATTAGCCTATCTGAAACCCCATACAGGCCTCGTCTTGTGCCCTGTTTAATGACTAATTGAATATCATTAGTTTGGTCCACAAAGACCGAAGAGCCACCGACACATATAAGGCTTGGATTTTAGATGGCATATGGCACAAATTATATATTAACCCACAAGTTAGCCCACGATAATACACTGTCCAATAAATGAGCTTGCACAGAGCCCAGCCATTTTGGACACCAGCGTCTCCTTGCCAACTCAGAGAGAAGACAAATACAGTCAGACCTACTTATTTATTACCGATGGTTGACAGGATGATTAATTTATAGTGCTTCATTGAACGAGATTCGTATAAAACCAATAAAACACTTGCGTCGTGGACTTAAAAATAGTAGGAAATCACTGACTGTTGTGCGTAACGGTCATTTGAGCTAACCAAATAAGATGGCCAGTTATTTGGTGTACTTTTTTCAGCATATTAATAGGGGTCCAGTCTTTAGGTACctcatatttattcaatttttAACTCCCAAACCGATATTTACGCGTGCTTGTACCCACAGCAAAGGAGAAATAGGGCTATTTGACCCGCGTAAAGAAGTGCCATAAACCTCTCCAATACGCACGAAGTTGCACCGTGCGCAACATAGTCTGGCGTTTTAACAGTACGACATCCTCGCGTTTTACCacgatatatatacacacggaAAACGTTGATCTTTTCTTTAACTTTGATACTGTGTACCTTGAATTAAaaatgagagaagagagaactgTTATATGACGTCTGCACCTATTGGTTGTCCACACTCCTTTTCATTAAATTGGCGACCACTTGGTACAATCAGCTAAGTGGTCGCAATAATGATCTAGGTTGGGTATAGTGGCGAGGAAACTCAAACAGCTATGGATACTGACCCAAGACAATCCTAACTTTGGGTTGGTACCATATTTTGTATAGGCTACTACATCGATTTCCTACAAAGTTGGAGAAATCCTCGGCACCATACGGGTATTTTATCCTAATCCAATAACTTCAATCTATTATCCACTTTTCCTTGTTTGATAAATATAATACACCTAGTTCTATTTGCACATAATAATGATAGTATGTATAAGTATGACCTATGGGAAATGTAATGGATCGACCCCGAACATATTGGTGAAGAAATTAAATTCCCATCTTGTGTAGCTACTTCTTTAGGAAGAGGCCATTGTATTAAATATCAATAGTATAAAAAAGCTATCCAAATCATAATGGCATTTCAACAGAAATGCATACACACTGTTACATAATTAAATTACTCACAACACGTGGCCTTCATGTCTAAAAGAATGGCACTGCTCGGAGGGTCCATGcatcatgtatgtatgtgtggtgtgtgtgcacacacatgcatgacgCATGATATGAACATCGATGAGCATAGGCCTACATCTTAGGTATACGATGAAGATGGACGCTTTAAGTTCATTCTTACGCACGAGCTGCGTTGTAAGACTAGGGCTTCATGTTAAGATAAAAGGGTTCTAATTGAAGAAACATTCAACATATAGGACTAAATAAGTAAATGGGGAAAATAAATGATGATAGATATGAACCAAAAGGTTTCAGCCAAGCTCTTATGGCTTTATTTGACTTCTAACAAGAAACAGACATCTCAACTTTGATGTTGAGTatataagcccccccccccctcccgaaacacatgcattaaaaaaatacattaaataaacaaaattcaataaatcaaatgtaaaataacTGTCAATAGTTGTTGATGGGCTTTGATCATGAGGGAGTCCTAGAATCATTTGCAATGGAGCATTAAATGAATAACTTAGGGTATTGCAttctattatatattatttttttgacaacatTTCTATTACAGCGTGTTGCTAGAATGGCATAAAGACCGAAGAAAAATATTGATGCATCAAATCAA from Gadus morhua chromosome 19, gadMor3.0, whole genome shotgun sequence harbors:
- the pax4 gene encoding paired box protein Pax-4, with protein sequence MRRRIIDLATQGVRPSEISKMIRVSNGCVSKILSRFHKTGLLDPKAMGGSRPRLLTSEVVDGIIQCKRKNPTIFGWEIRRKLATQSVCKPSQVPSVSSINRFLRKLHLDRGPMFLETNGTHPDSTLDEACEQEACSDDWKRKDSLIQNRTIYTPRQSNALEQAFSQSQYADMYTREKLSAKIHLPEDKIKVWFSNRRAKWRRETKHQEKSQPAASLHHKVDLSQRNSTGVHNTTPQQTTLREMKTSHALDTQETRESLAWKTLTNYHLLRKKCMGDYEHLPPVTMPSPSPQMNPNEVFPSSLTVNMRNPSCRLAERYPWPVCHHYPASNTLLPFTYNVTQCWNPQGADFSLVPCPTNEGLRLAHHQDMVYE